Below is a genomic region from Rosa chinensis cultivar Old Blush chromosome 5, RchiOBHm-V2, whole genome shotgun sequence.
TTTGTCAAGTACTCATATTACTCTATAGTGCTACCAGAACATAACTTTATATCATCAATAATTGTTCCATCATTCTTAGTGGACATACAATAGAACAAAACAGACAGTCAAATGATGTGCACAAATGCCAAGTGCATTTTTTGAAATTGGTGAAAATAAAATTGCATACTGAATGGTGCCATCCATTGAGTAGTTCCTCagcattgtttttattttctacctTATAAACTGGACCAAAACCGCCCTTTCCAAGCTTGTTAGCAACAGAAAAATTATTGGTGGCATCTGCTATAGTACTAAAATCAAATAATGGTAGCTCTAGATGTTCATCTTGGCATTGGTCATTGCTGTCTTGCTCTGGAGTATGCAACATATTTCCTACAATTAAAATGTATTATCAAAGAATTATTTCTGCTGTGATCAAATTTGGTATCAGTATGGTACAGATAGAAATAAGTTACCCAATTTTCTCTTAATCtgctttttttccttcttcttcttcctcttgtaTAAATGTAGTATCAAGCATAGGCCTAGAAGAGTTATCCCCACAGCTAGTAAAGATAGAACTATGACCTTAACTTTTGTTTTTCCCTTCAAGCGTCTGTATGTCACTGCCAGTTCAAGTATAAATTAGAATTACCACAAAAAACCAATATCTAAGTAAGTTCTAAGAATGAATTAGTATCCATGATATCTGGATGCCTAATTTTCTGTGATTAGAAAGTTAGTAAACCCTTACCTAGCTCAGAGGCAGCCATCCTTATATATATGTCCTGCCCAGCATCAGAGAATTCTCGAGTATCAATCAGTTCTCCAAGCCAGAGTATGCACCCACTTCCTTCTCCTCTAATATCCAAATTAGCATAAGCTGTGCAATTGCAGTTCTTCAAGCAAACCTGTTCACATTCTTTGAGGTTCATTGTCTTGTTATACCAGGAATGCTGTGTATCTGGCAATTTAATGCCAGAATATTTTAGAAAACCCTCTCCATCGTGGCAATCCAGTGGAGTCTTTCGTACACAGCCATGTGACCAATCTGCCACCTCCCAGTCTTCGGGGGATTTCGGAGCAAAACCTTTTAAGCATCCACAAGAAGGGGAGTTGTTAATGTTGCAGCTACCATATGCCCCACATATTGCATACCTGTCACAGTCATCTATTTGTGCAGTCAAGTAAAGGCTCCAATCCTGAATTCTGTCAATCCATGTGAAACGCTGGAGGTTTCCATTGGGGTTTAGTGTTAACCTTGTAGAAACTGAGCTGTTAATGAGTTGGTAATGGTAATATATTTCCTCCTCATTATATACAAACTCATAAGTATATATGGGATTTGGTTTCAAATTAGGCATTCCAGTAAACCTGAGACCATTCCAAGGTCCAGACCTGAACTGCACTACAGAACCTTTCTTTAGTAAAAATTGCGGTAACCCAGCTGTATCAAGCTGATTCGTATAATCCCCTCTGGAAGGATCCTGATCACTCTTCCATGAAGTCAGGAAACGGTTCAGGCCTGTTACCAAGTTTACTCCATATTTCATGCCAGGCAGAATTGTATTGCATGGATAATCAAAACTCTGCCACAGGAAAGTTTCTGGGTCATTGTGATCTGTCACAACTAGATTACCTGTGTCCAAAAGTTGTGCAACTGGGGTGGTTGCTGATTTAGAGGAATTGGCAGACCAAATTGTGGTGTTGGCATCATTTATAAGTACAAGAATTCTCTGGTCAGAAAACTTCAAAACTCCAGCCGAACCATTAAATGGGGTGTCTCTGTTTGCAACCCACACCACAGTCCTAGCAGCTATCTTCTTGTACCATATTCCCAAGTACCAATTACTGGAATTTTGGGGGGTAAAGAATCCTAGCTCAAAGCTCCCACCTGCTGAAACTATGGTCTTGCCATCTTTAAGTGACTCAGTAGCACTTATAGTGTCTGATGGAGCAGAAAACATGAAGATTGGTGACAgacaaaaaacaaagagaggTATGATGAAAGTTTTCATTGAGCTCCTGAATTAATTTAAGTGTGCTTAATAGTTCAAAGAACCAAATGCAGTGATAGATTTTGAAAAGCAGGAAATGAGATGCAGAGGTTACAGAAGTAATTGAAGTCCTTTGTGTAGTGCAATGTCAAACTTCAGCAATTTTTTTACTAACCCTCTCAATCAGAAAGAGACCCCATTGAAGTTTGAATTGATTAAAGAAGTTGAATTTCCatctatcattttcttttaacAAGTCTAGTTTTGATCATTTTGATAATTGTATATATTGGTACATTTTAAAAGTTGACTTTGGGTATGAGCATATTAGGGTATGAAATTACAACTAACAGGGTATGACCTAGAAATCATCAAACCAAAACTGATTTACAGAACCTCTTTTCATCTTCTTAGTTTGCTAGTGCCATGGTTACATAACCATCAAATCGCATTTGTGCCTACATGCCATTGGAGTCTCAATTTGATTGAGAAGTAACAAGAGATGAAAAAGAtcgaaaaggaaaaaggaaaaaaaaagaaaagagaaggccAATTTTATTCCAATCTTATCAAAGAAAAACAGTGACAGGAAATGTCTAAAAGTGACACACAGAACAATTCCAATTTCTATACCATTCTACCAGAAACACTCATCAAAGATTATGCCTTATACTAAATATTTGTTGCTAGCTAGCTTTCTCAACAGGACTTGTTCAATGGTGGTCTCCAGGTCATTGTGATCACTCACAACTAAATTACCTGTGTCCAAAAGCTATGAAAGCGAGGTGGTTGCTGATTTAGATGAATTGGTGACCAAATTGTGGGGTTAGCATCGTTTATAAGGACAAGAATTCCCTGGTCagtaaacttcaaaattcagcTGAATAAGTGGGGGGTAATTCTGTTAGCAACCCACACAACAGTCCCAGTAGCTATTTTCTTGTACCATATCCCCCAGGCACCGATTACTGGAGTTTCCAGGGGGTACAGAATCCTAGCTCAAACTGCTACCGGCTGAAACTTTAAGTCACTCGATAGCACATACAATGTCTAATGGTGCAGAGAACATAAAGAATGGTGACATGCAGAAAAATAGAGACATATCATAAAAGTTTCCATGTAGATCCTCCTGCGTATCATTTAATTGTGCTTAATAGTTCAAGGAATCAACTGCATTGATAGATTGGCAAAAGCAAAAAATGAGATGCAGAGGCTGCTGAAAAGTAATTTAATCCCTTTAAGtgtagagctatgaatgtcaacttcagaaatttttacTAATCGTCTCAATCAGAAACCAACCCCATTCAAGTTTGAATATTTTAAAGAAGCTGATGTATTGGTCATTTTAACAAGTCTGATTTTGATCATTTTGATAATTGCATTGGTGTGTTGCTCCATTTTAGAAGTTGACTATGAGCTGGGTATGATCATATCAGGGTAGGAACTAGAAACCATCAAAACAACAAGTGGTTAAAATAACCTCTTCAAGACTTGAACCGTGGTTTATTGCCAGTTATCTACTGCATATGTGCCTACCTAGCTAAAATCTCAGACTACGACATTGTTGAAATTTGATTCAGAAGTAGCAAGGAaaattctttgttttgatttgaaGAAGCCATATAACTTCACCAGAAGTTGGGTGTCTTTCCTAAACAATTAAAGTACAGAACTGGAAGACTGTGACAGGAAAAGTCTAAGAGTAACGTACAGCACAGAACTATTCCAGTTGTCTTATCATTTGACTAGAAATACTCGTACATGAAAGAATGGCTTTTACTAGATCTTTTATCGCTAGCTAGTTTCGTCGCCAGGACTTGTTCAATGATGGTTCTGCGGGACCGGTTCAATGGTAACGGGCAGGATGgataaaaataagagaaaatggaaaatggAAACAATCCCAAGTTGACCAtaagctataaaaaaaaaatatatatatatataataataaaaaaataaaatcagatcTTGAATTAGAAGTCAGATCAACTTactatagaaaaagaaaaaaaaaaagacagaatagtgttgaaggatatcaggATTATGTGTGCCTTACGAAACTATGATTACTttccacacctccactaagtgtggttgcagtgcctctatttgcggcaccgtgccccttgttggggacttctaaccttgcaggcacatttgcagctggtatatgtgatctcgtcacttttgcgatatcaataaacgcatcaggcatcgaatctgctacgttctgaagatcgattattcttttcacttcactttcactttgtgaagtcggggatcaaaatgagacagagtgggaacaaaccacgacaattcctgtcgttcccttggaaaatccttttttcctatctccccctaacgacgggaagactgtctcatcaaagtgacagtccgcaAATTTAGCGGAAAAGAGAccgcctgtcaaggtttccaaatagcgtataattgttggggattcgtatccaacataaatacttaatcgtctctgagaacccattttggtgtgcagtgggggcgcaataggcacatgtactgctcaaccaaatatgcgtgaGTGTGAAATgttaggctcatatccagttaccaactggtacgcagataatggttggctagctgtgggtctgaaacgaataagtaaagctgcgtgcaatattgcataaccccaggtagatataggcaggttgatgcgcataaccaatgccctagccatcgtctgtagccttttgatggtggcttctgcgagaccattttgtgtatgcacatggggtacaggatgctcttcatcgatccaaatagatatgcaataatcatcatatgcttttgatgtaaactctccagcattatcaagccttatagactttatAGGGTGATCAGGATGGtaagcccttaaacgtataatctgtgctaggagtattgcagcatttcttgtggacaataaaacattaaaacgacatgtgaccagattgtcgaagcatccactagaaccataaagtacttgaatggtccgcattctggatgataggtccacagacatctctttgtatcttttgtaagaatggaatgttttgttttgtatctttagcataggaaggtctcgatcctgtttttgctaaagagcaagctttgcaaaacgagtgatgtgcctttgaaatagtcaataagGCGTAATGGGAGagtggtagtgcttctggtacttcagaaggcaatgactgcatttgagcagtactagaaccgacaccgtgcagtgtggcagatttttctcccatttttcactcgaaagaagggatgtccatttgagttctttaaaaatacggatcttcatgtcacgacctgggtgccctaggcggtcatgccaaagcctgtatgagtcagtgtcccacatttcactgttggtgacagtatagaattcaatgatctgaatcatagtgaggtacagtccactagatggactcataagtttctctaaaatgcttTTCCTTCCACAtgcattagaggtaatataaatgtattcagttccattctcacagtgtgtttttacatgataaccattGGCACAagtatctttgaaacttaacaaagttcgattagctcttggtgcatacagagcgtctttgactttaaatatatctcagattctttagagtatttctattttagtagaatgataatcttgtCATTCTAacaattttttctctagatgtattgcttcacatctttatattgcaatttcgaaccatgtaaatatgtgtatagaaaataaatttgaataaattcagtgcttcagaataaaattcaaaatttattaataagccaacgataatcaaatcaaggtcttgttcagaaatctaatgcatcaaaccattctttaagaccaagcaatagtctaattagaaatgaggcattatgccttcacatatGCCTTtggaaaatatataaataaagcaggtcagtcaaaatctagtgcatccattgactgagcaagttccttgttgccattgagaTTTGCAATTatgaggttgacatctgggtcatggcctccttcttccatatagtgagtttcttgttctttagactccctatatctcttgtaattggctgctactctgttacttgcttggcagttcttgtaccaatgcccaatgattccacacctatagcgtggttcattgccaactctattctgtttgactgaaggattcttaggtgccctttgcaccttgtttccatgaccactagggccagcaccaccatatctgcgccatacattgggagggcctccacggcccatatcatgacccccatgtcccttgccacgtggtgcattgttgccacgtgggtagggatcagcacgtccaacccctttgcattggggttttTTCcgcctttcactttgccataattagcctcaggaattttctttgtcccaacaggcctggcattgttgttcaaaagaacctcattatgcctctcagccacttgcagtaggttgatcagcttgttgaaggttatgattcttttgttatcatactccagcctatactggttcgttAGTATAATtgttgaagtaggaaaagtggaaagagtattctggatcatatcatcttctgtgagttcctttccacagaaattcagacgtgcttttaggcgcaacatatccttgttgaagtcatttacccttttataGTTAAGCAAGCAGATTTCATTCCATTGagcggtcagttctgggagcaaagtatcgtgaatgttcccaaaacgtcccttaagggcatcccacaattctttgggtgtcttcaactgaaggtattcccagtgtaagctagg
It encodes:
- the LOC112163863 gene encoding G-type lectin S-receptor-like serine/threonine-protein kinase At4g27290, translated to MKTFIIPLFVFCLSPIFMFSAPSDTISATESLKDGKTIVSAGGSFELGFFTPQNSSNWYLGIWYKKIAARTVVWVANRDTPFNGSAGVLKFSDQRILVLINDANTTIWSANSSKSATTPVAQLLDTGNLVVTDHNDPETFLWQSFDYPCNTILPGMKYGVNLVTGLNRFLTSWKSDQDPSRGDYTNQLDTAGLPQFLLKKGSVVQFRSGPWNGLRFTGMPNLKPNPIYTYEFVYNEEEIYYHYQLINSSVSTRLTLNPNGNLQRFTWIDRIQDWSLYLTAQIDDCDRYAICGAYGSCNINNSPSCGCLKGFAPKSPEDWEVADWSHGCVRKTPLDCHDGEGFLKYSGIKLPDTQHSWYNKTMNLKECEQVCLKNCNCTAYANLDIRGEGSGCILWLGELIDTREFSDAGQDIYIRMAASELVTYRRLKGKTKVKVIVLSLLAVGITLLGLCLILHLYKRKKKKEKKQIKRKLGNMLHTPEQDSNDQCQDEHLELPLFDFSTIADATNNFSVANKLGKGGFGPVYKGKLMEGQEIGVKRLSRSSRQGIKEFKNEVLCISKLQHRNLVKLLGCCTEGQERLLIYEYMPNKSLDFFIFDEQQSIILDWPKRFHIINGIARGLLYLHQDSRLRIIHRDLKASNVLLDNELNPKISDFGIARSFGGDESEANTKRVVGTYGYMSPEYAIDGVFSVKSDVFSFGVLVLEIVSGKKNRGFSHTDHKLNLLGHAWRLFKEGKPFEMMHTSIKNKNTSSMSEVLRSVHVALLCVQQSPEERPSMPNVVLMLSSDITLPQPKEPGFFTERHLLSMASSSSQRESSSSNRLSISLEAR